TGGAGCAAGACAAATTAAGAGATGAATATGACGAACTCCTAAAAACCATTGAAGACCTTAAAGATATTTTAGTTAGTGAAGACCGAAGAATGAACATCATCAAAGAAGAATTGGAAGAGATTAAGAAAAAATTCGGCGATGAAAGACGTTCAAACATTGATTATGCAGGTGGTGATGTCAGTATGGAAGATATGATACCTGATGAGCAAGTCGTCATTACTATTTCTCATGCTGGCTATATCAAAAGAACACCACTGTCAGAATACAAAACACAAAGTAGAGGAGGTGTTGGCCTAAAAGCTTCAACAACAAGAGATGAAGACTTCTTAGAATACATTTTTGTCGGCACTAACCATCAATATATGCTGTTTTTTACTAAAAATGGAAAATGCCACTGGATGCGTGTTTTTGAAATTCCAGAAGGTAGCAAGACTTCTAAAGGAAGAGCGATTCAAAACCTGATGAATATCGAACCTGATGATAGAATTCAAGCATTTATCTGTACTCAAGATTTAAAAGATGAAGACTACGTCAATAGTCATTATGTCTTGATGGCAACCAAAAAAGGGCAAGTGAAAAAAACCTCTTTAGAACAATATTCTAGACCTCGTACAAATGGTATTAATGCCATTACTATAAGAGAAGGTGACGAATTGCTATCAGCAAGCTTAACAACAAGTGATAGCCAAGTGATGTTAGCTCTAAAAAGCGGAAAAGCAGTGCGTTTTGAAGAAGGAAAAACCAGACCTATGGGCAGAACAGCCTCTGGTGTTAGAGGAATAACGCTTGCTGACGATAACGACGAAGTAGTTGGTATGATAATTGTAAATAACCCAAAAGAAGAAACCGTGTTAGTGGTTTCAGAAAACGGTTATGGTAAGCGAACCTTTATAGATGATCCAGAAACTGGTGACCAAATTTACAGATTGACCAACCGTGGTGGAAAAGGCGTGAAAACCATATCTATTACTGAAAAAACTGGACATTTAGTCTCGTTAAAATCTGTAACTGACCAAGACGATTTGATGATTATCAAAAAATCAGGTGTTGCCATAAGAATGTCGATGAGCCAATTGAGAACTATGGGAAGAGCTACACAAGGGGTAAAACTCATCAATATTAAAGATGGAGATGCCATTGCTGCTGTTGCCAAAATTATGGTTGATGATGAAGATAAAGTTGAAAATGTTGATGATATCAAAACCCAAGACGATAAAACCCAAGACGATACAAATAACGAAGAAACAAATTCAGACGCATAATTTAAATAAAAGAAAACAAAACCCAAAATTTTAAATGATGAAAACAACAATTTTTTCACTATTATTAATGTGCTTTGTCATAACAACTTATGCACAAAAAAAAGAAATCAGAAAAGCTGAAGATGCTGTAGAAGACAAAGCATTTGACGAAGCTAAATCTTTGCTAAAACAAGTAGAAAACACTTATAAAGAAGAAAATGAAAAATGGCAATCAACCTATTTGCTCACTAAAGGTAAAGCCTATCTCGCCAATGGTATAGGATCTCCTTTTGAAGACCTGAAAACAGCGACTGAAGCTTTTCAACAAGCCATTGAGTTGGGAAAAGATGTTGAAGAAGCCCAAAAAGGATTAGATGACGTTAGAGCGACCTTGGTCAACAGTGCTGTAGAAGACCAAGAAAAACAAAAAGACCTTATAGTCGCCGATAAGCTTTACAAAGCTTATGAATTAGGAAAACAAGACACATTATATCTTTACTACGCCGCATCTAGTGCAGTGAATGGTAGAGATTATGACAGAGCCTTAAAATATTATAAACAACTTTTAGACCTCAACTTTGATGGTTCTCAAGTCCTTTACCAAGCAACGAATGTTGAGACAGGAGTGGTTGAAACTTTTGGCAATAAAACTCTTAGAGATGCATCTGTGAAGTCTGGCTCTCACAAAGATCCAAAAGATATTAATTCACCTTCAAAAACAGGCGAAATTGCTAAAAATATATCATTGATTTATATTGAACAAAACAAGCCCGAAAAAGCAATTGAAGCCATGAAACGCGCAAAACAAGAAAATCCAGACGATGTTGCTTTAATGCAAGCAGAAGCTGATTTGTATTACAATTTGGGCAATATCAAAAAGTATAACGAAATCATGTCTTCAATTGCAGAAAAAAATCCTAACGACCCAATTGTGTTTTATAATCTTGGAGTCAGTGCTGAAAAATTAGAAGATTTTGATAAAGCCAAAAAAATGTATCAAAAAGCCATTGAATTAGACCCTGAAATGGCCAATGCCTATAACAATATTGCCAGTATTATCTTGGCAAAAGATAGAGAAATCACTGAAGAAATGAATAAGTTAGGTATGTCGCCTGCTGAAACCAAAAAATACGATGAGCTAAAAGCAGAAAAAATCAAAGTCCTTAAAACAGCTGTTCCTTATCTAAAGAAAACCATTGAGTTAGACTCAACAAACATCAATGCTATGAAATACTTGAAGAGTATTTACTATCAAACTCAAGAAAATGATAAAGCTGAAGAAATTGATAAGTTGATTAAAGAAGCAGAAAGTAAACAAGAATAGTTTAAATATTATTCAGTATAAAAAAAAGCGGTTGAAACATTTCAACCGCTTTTTTTTTGATGCTACCCCAAATTAATGCGTAGTCATTTTTTCTTTCTTCTTCTGAAGTTGACGCTTAAGTTCATCTATACTTTTACTGATTGCGACTTCAAAGTTTTTTTCATTTGAAGAGGTAAAAATATTTTGCCCAGGTGCACTGATTTCTATTTCACATATCATTCCACTTTCAGGACTAGAAGTGTTTTCTTTTTTGAAATAGACTTCAGCTCTAACAATCCAACTGTATCTGTCCTTTAATTTGTTTAGGCGTTTTGAGGTAAATTCTTCAAGACGTTCACTTGCTGATACATGTATATAATTAAAATTAATATCCATAACTTTTGTGTTTAAGTTTTTACTAAGATAACAATAAATCACAAAGTTATTAAATCCTTTTAAACCTTAACTGATTTTTATCATAGTTCAGAACTTTTGGCTAAGCTTGTCAGACAATTTTCATACAACAAAAGACTTTATATATTCTAGAAATGGTATCGATTAGTTTTAAATTTAAAAATTATACAAGCTTTTTTTTGTAAAACATTTAAAAATTCCCTTACTTTAACGTCAAAACCAAAATAATGATTAAACAGCAACGTATTGTCATCGAAAATGTAATTCCACAACTCAACTGTGGTCATTTTTTTATAAAACGTGTTGTTAACGAAATTGTCAACATTTCAGCAGATATTTTAGGAGATGGACACGATGTTATTCAAGCTGAAGTTGAAGTAAAACATCAAGACAATAAACACAACTTTTCTGTAAGATTGCATCCTGAAGTCAATGATGTGTTTAAGGGCTTTTTCCACGTGGTGCATCAAGGTTTCTATACCTATAAACTCAGAGCTTGGGTTGATCACGCTTTAAATTGGCACCACGGGATTTCTGCAAAAATTGCCGCTGAAACCCACGTCAAAAGTGAACTTCTCGAAGGTGTTCAATATTTGGAAGTTTTGAAAGATAAAATCAGAAATGAAGATGATTTGAATTTTGTCAAACATTTAATTGACTTATTTCAAGACAAAAACCAATATCAAGAAGCCTGCAATAACGCAATATCAGAAAGGCTAAAACAACTCTTTATCGATTATCCTACAAAAAAGTTTGCTACAGAAACACAAGATTTTCAAATCTATGTGGATAGAGAAAAAGCAAGATTCAGCACTTGGTATGAGTTTTTTCCACGTTCATCTTCACAAAATAAAGCTCAACACGGAACATTTAAAGATTGTGAACGCTTGTTAGAGCGGGTTTCAAAAATGGGTTTTGATACTTTGTATTTTCCACCAATACATCCTATTGGAGAAAAAAACAGAAAAGGAAAAAACAACACCACTCAAGCGGAGCCTGACGATTCTGGCGTGCCTTGGGCAATTGGCTCAAAACTTGGTGGTCACAAAAGCATTCATCCTGATTTGGGTAGCCTTGACGATTTCAAAACACTTATTCATAAAGCAAAAGAACTCGGTATTGAAGTGGCAATAGATCTAGCATTTCAAACAGCTCCAGACCATCCTTACCTTACTGAACATCCCGAATGGTTCAAGTTTAGACCTGATGGAAGCATTCAATATGCTGAAAATCCACCTAAAAAATATCAAGATATAGTCAATTTTA
This genomic window from Flavobacterium sp. CS20 contains:
- the hpf gene encoding ribosome hibernation-promoting factor, HPF/YfiA family, whose product is MDINFNYIHVSASERLEEFTSKRLNKLKDRYSWIVRAEVYFKKENTSSPESGMICEIEISAPGQNIFTSSNEKNFEVAISKSIDELKRQLQKKKEKMTTH
- a CDS encoding tetratricopeptide repeat protein: MKTTIFSLLLMCFVITTYAQKKEIRKAEDAVEDKAFDEAKSLLKQVENTYKEENEKWQSTYLLTKGKAYLANGIGSPFEDLKTATEAFQQAIELGKDVEEAQKGLDDVRATLVNSAVEDQEKQKDLIVADKLYKAYELGKQDTLYLYYAASSAVNGRDYDRALKYYKQLLDLNFDGSQVLYQATNVETGVVETFGNKTLRDASVKSGSHKDPKDINSPSKTGEIAKNISLIYIEQNKPEKAIEAMKRAKQENPDDVALMQAEADLYYNLGNIKKYNEIMSSIAEKNPNDPIVFYNLGVSAEKLEDFDKAKKMYQKAIELDPEMANAYNNIASIILAKDREITEEMNKLGMSPAETKKYDELKAEKIKVLKTAVPYLKKTIELDSTNINAMKYLKSIYYQTQENDKAEEIDKLIKEAESKQE
- a CDS encoding alpha-1,4-glucan--maltose-1-phosphate maltosyltransferase, coding for MIKQQRIVIENVIPQLNCGHFFIKRVVNEIVNISADILGDGHDVIQAEVEVKHQDNKHNFSVRLHPEVNDVFKGFFHVVHQGFYTYKLRAWVDHALNWHHGISAKIAAETHVKSELLEGVQYLEVLKDKIRNEDDLNFVKHLIDLFQDKNQYQEACNNAISERLKQLFIDYPTKKFATETQDFQIYVDREKARFSTWYEFFPRSSSQNKAQHGTFKDCERLLERVSKMGFDTLYFPPIHPIGEKNRKGKNNTTQAEPDDSGVPWAIGSKLGGHKSIHPDLGSLDDFKTLIHKAKELGIEVAIDLAFQTAPDHPYLTEHPEWFKFRPDGSIQYAENPPKKYQDIVNFNFECQAVDELWNELLSIGLYWAEQGIKVFRVDNPHTKPYRFWNWFIDNIKKEYPDTLFLSEAFSRPKVMQQLAKQGFSQSYTYFTWRVDKGELIEYINELTKSEMKEYFRPNFWVNTPDINPYHLQGANETMHIIRYVLAATLSSSTGVYGPVFEQMHNEAVIGKEEYLNSEKYEIKHWDWFVENKITHLISKINHIRKTQLSLQQTNDIEFCSIENEKLLGYLKWNQEKNNFVLVVVNLDSYYTQKGMLRLPYEALKLNAGQHFKLTDLITDDYYDWYDEWNYVELNPSLPFHIFKLEIA